CAGAGGGGAATTATCCGTCAGGTGAGACCACATAGCACATTAATAGTACATTAAGCTGATACCTACTATTGTCCATCTCTTGTTAGACTGTTATATGTCCTGATCTTACATGCGTGTCTCACCAGGTGAAGGGGAAGGGAGCCTCCGGCAGTTTTGTAGTTGTGTCAAACTCTGGAAAATCTGCACCAAAGTCTAGAGACAAGAAGGTTGGTAGATCCCTCGCTGAGAGATGTCGTCCATTGATGGATTCATTGTGTTTggagattattttattttgtctgcaGGCCTGGGGGGGATGTGGAACCCATTCTAAATTAGTGTGGTCACCCATGGGTACCCCATATCCTGTGTTGTATACACCAGACCTATCCTCATACTTCCTTTTCCTCTGACAGAAGAGCAACTCCACAGCGGGCGATCAGCCCAACGTCAAGCTGGAAGACATCTTACCCTTGGCTTTTACCAGACTGTGTGAGCCTAAGGAAGCGTCTTACAGCCTCATCAAGAAATACGTCTCTCAGTATTACCCCAAGCTCAAGGTGGATGTCAGGTAAGATCAGTCCTAGATTCCCTCATTTTCCTAAAGGGAACGTTGTACATCTAGTAGGAATTAAAATGGAAACTATCTTTTACGTCCTGTCCTTGTGACTGTTGAGTTGTGTTTGGTCTTTCAGGCCTCAGTTGCTGAAGAACGCCCTGCAGAGAGCTGTAGAGAAGGGGCAGCTGGAGCAGATTACAGGGAAGGGGGCTTCTGGTACATTCCAGGTAAGTCTTCTCCAACCCAATAAAAAGATTACTAGTTAAAATGTGATTCATGATGTAGTTTTATTTTACGTTTCGGATGTTACTCTGAAGCTGATTGTAAAACTAATGGCAGCTTTATTAGAGAAAAATAATATTGTCATAGTTTCATATCTGAACAGTAAAGgagattttaaataaagtttggCTAGAAAACTGCCTGCTCAGCGTTGGTCTGAGGTTTGACGAGTGAGCACATACATGTAATAACTGGAAGGATAATTAGTATATGACTCTCGCAGGTGAAGCGGGCAGGAGATAAGCCTCTTCTGAGCGGAGGATTGTTCGAAGACGCCATCTTGTCTGCTATCACAGCCATGAATGAGCCCAAGACCTGCTCCACCACCGCTATTAAGAGATATGTGCTAGAGAACCATCCTGGGGTCAACTCCAGCTTCCAGGGTGAGACATACAACGGCCGGTTATATTACGTCATTGCTTCATATTGTGCTCTTAGTGAGAAATATCATCCATGAAATATCCTCCCCAGTTCATCTGCTGAAAAGGACCCTGCAGAAGTGTGAGAGGAACGGCTGGATGGAACAGATCTCCGGGAAGGGCTTTAGTGGCACATATCAGCTCAGCTTCCCGTATTATCCCAGGTATATTATAGCACCTTGCTGTGTACCGCAGGGGTATCAGAGCCTAATGATCTGTAGTTGTGGGGTTGTAACATCTCAGCACTTGTTCAGCTCTGGGTCTCTTTTCCTGCAGTCCTTTCGTATTGTTCCCGGACAaggctgaggaagaggaggaggagtccGACAATGACTccgaagaggaagaggaggaatcCGAAGAAGAAGAATCTGAGGAGGAGGAGCCCCCTCCAAAGAGGAGGTGAGTGACACCGCCAATCTTGGGGGTTCATGAAATGGGTTCTATTTCTCTTCACACAAATAGATTTAAAGATTTAACTACTCAGATGAGAAGTAGTCTGTACAGGATATGTCATACTTATAGCAGAGTTAATTATTTTCCTGCTTCTACACAGGATGCAGAAGAAAGCAGCCCCCTCTAAATCCAGGTCCAGAGCTCCCCCACCTAAGCCCAAGAAGACTACCCCAGCTCCCAGGGGGAAGGCAAAGAGTGTGCCTAAAAAGGCTCCaccaccaccccctccttctcctcctccccctcctcctccatcaAAAGCGAAGAAGGGAaaagcccctccccctccacccGCCCCTGCCAAAAAAGCAGTCAGTCGGGCCTCCAAGAAGCCAGTGGCCACGAAGAAAGCTGTGAAACCCGTGGCAAAAGGCAAGTCCAGCCAGAGGAAATCTCTGAGGACAAGGAAGTGAGCCAGAGGACAGGACGAAGAAACGGTTCAAGTGATTTATTTACAGCAAAACCGAGTTTTCTAAGGTTGAGTGTTGATTTTCTCGTTTCTTTCCCGTCTGATTTCTGAGAAGGTGCAGCGTTTTTTTGTATAGAAGTAGCCGCTGTGCAAACCTCCCATTCCTCTACTGTCCTCGGACAGAGACCAGCAATTGGTCCCTCTCAGTTCCCTTATCCAGAACTTTCTTGGTTATGTAAATGCtcccttttaaaaaaagaaaaaaaaaaatcaatgttaatgtttaaacatttgttttattatttaaaaggaGAAACGTTGTATTCAAATATAAGTTACTTGTtatgcagaattttttttcaatGGAAAGTATTGAGGTTTTTTTGTAGGCTGAGAAGGAATCCGTTAGAGGCCTCTCCTACCACAGCACCACATAACTCCTTACAGATAGATCTGAGCCCTTCCACCATCAGATGCGTCACTAGTGGTTCTGGTGTGAGACTAACGGGCTGGGGCCCAGTGTCTCTGCTCCGTCACGTCTTCCTTGTCATCTCTGTATAGAGCATGGGGTGCTCCCACGCCCTATAGGCCTCTAAGTGAATATACGTAGCATGTTGTACAGAAATCCAAGTAGATTTATGCCtctcatttttgtttgttttttttagtttattttaaagccaactgtgtctttattttaatgtttgccaTTTTGTAAAGACTTGGGTGAGGATAGACAAGTGAACCAATGGGAATTCTGCTGTTTGCTACAATAAATGACTAGATTCTGCTAGTAAGTGGCTTCTGTGGTGGTCTTTATTTCATCATGCTCTTATCACAACAAGGAGGATCTAGGTGATGGTTCTGCGCTTTCCTTCGTCTTGGCTGAAATCTAATATACAAGTATATTTCTTGCTCCATAAGAGGTACAGATTGCCCTCAGGACCCCCCAGTAGGTGATGACCTTAGTCTGCTACCACCCTTTATGGTGTTTAGCTGGTTGTCACTGACTTCTACTGGTACCACTCTCTGCCTCTGAGTGTCCACTATGTGTTGTGTCCCCAGTTGTAGGTGCGTTTCACGCCAGCGCCTTCAGTGGTATCCAGGACCCCTTGGCTCTGGATAGtgggtgtagctgctgcagctccTCTTTGCTGAATCCACTGCGATGTTGGGATCAGTGCAGGGAAGGCGGTGATGGATCTGTCCTAGCAGTATCTGGGTAGTAATGGCGTTTATTGGCTGATAGAGCATGTAAAAGCTGTTCCAGTAGATGTCAGACAACTTTACATGGATACTGGCCATACTTTCATTTTTCTATTGTGCTTAGAACAAAGTCTATAAACAGTTGAAGTATCTTCACTGTAAATACTGTTATCTTCCAGCCttctgttgaactacaagtcccagtatgcttaAAAAAACCTAAATACTAATCAGATTAAATTTAAGCTTTTACTTTTGAATTGTTGAAGTATTGGAACTCTATATTCCCCTTTCAAACATTTAGCAAATACAatttccaatatatatattttttaaagaattaacACATAAAACATTACCCAGCATGCACCAATACCTGCACTCATTCCATAGTCTCCAGTAGCATCAGTCTAACTCCTCCGCCCTACTCATTGCTCTTTACTACAATCACATAGCAGTTAAGGAAACGCTGTCCTTATCTTTCATATAATCATGTTTATACAgtgtacaaattgctgaaaaaagcaAATAATCATTTTCTTTTGTTGGATCATTCCTTCCCCATACAAATCACACATTATCTTACCCGGATTTCTATCCTGCCAAGTGGGCACC
Above is a genomic segment from Mixophyes fleayi isolate aMixFle1 chromosome 11, aMixFle1.hap1, whole genome shotgun sequence containing:
- the HP1BP3 gene encoding heterochromatin protein 1-binding protein 3, with protein sequence MPIRRAVNSSSQETAPKNRTPENEDKKAEPDASSEESASTGEEQETETPPATSSEAEQPKESEADEKKAEGQVTEEAKKDGEKEQSKEKEKKVKKTIPAWATLSASQLARAQKQTHVASSSRPKMDAILTEAIKACFQKSGASVVAIRKYIISKYPSLELERRGYLLKQALKRELQRGIIRQVKGKGASGSFVVVSNSGKSAPKSRDKKKSNSTAGDQPNVKLEDILPLAFTRLCEPKEASYSLIKKYVSQYYPKLKVDVRPQLLKNALQRAVEKGQLEQITGKGASGTFQVKRAGDKPLLSGGLFEDAILSAITAMNEPKTCSTTAIKRYVLENHPGVNSSFQVHLLKRTLQKCERNGWMEQISGKGFSGTYQLSFPYYPSPFVLFPDKAEEEEEESDNDSEEEEEESEEEESEEEEPPPKRRMQKKAAPSKSRSRAPPPKPKKTTPAPRGKAKSVPKKAPPPPPPSPPPPPPPSKAKKGKAPPPPPAPAKKAVSRASKKPVATKKAVKPVAKGKSSQRKSLRTRK